Sequence from the Panicum virgatum strain AP13 chromosome 5N, P.virgatum_v5, whole genome shotgun sequence genome:
TTTATAAAGAGATGGATTTAGTTTTTATTTGATTACACTTCTTAACCAAAGGATATTGGAATAAAAGGCCGACTACATTTTAAACTTTAAAATTTATTGCATAAAGTGGTGGACTATGATCTAAATTGGCCAAAATGTTATAAGCAGCTAGATAGAAGATAGTGATGGCCTGGATAAGTATGCTTTGCATGGTAGCTCTTAGCTTTAGTACAAGCATTTGTAGCTAGATTACAGATTATGTGTGCTACCATTTCCTTTTAATGAGTATATTAAAATTCCGCAAAGAACTCAATTATTTTGTAGCAGTACCTATGGTCCTTGACAATCTTATCAGTACAGTATTCTTGTAGTCCATACTTTTGTTATATTGCTATATGTGCATACTGCATATGCATACATGATCATAACCCACTTGGTAgcagctactccctccgttccaaattgtaatcattttagcaaatctagatacatagtttttACTAGGCACCTAGATATAccctatgtctagatacatagtactaaaattatgtatctagatttgccaaaacaacctacaatttggaacggagggagtagttaccATCAAGCTACTGTACTGGGGGATTTGCCAAAGCAAGAGCAAGTAGAATGTTTCTCTTAGAAATGTTTTGCAGTCTAGTTTCTTTCATTCCTCCTAATTTAGTTAACCATTCTGTTAATGTTGAGATTTTTAAGCAAGTAACAAGAAATATCTAAAATTCATATTTGTAATATTAACGGTTGTGCTCTCACCAGTTCGTTATGTTACTGGAGATGATAGCCTTTGTTGTGCATCATCAAAATCACTGAGCAAAAGTTCCACCTTCTATATCTGATCAGGTACAATAACATCTCCATCTATCTCAATGTCTCTGATACGAACAATCTTGCCTCGATCCAGCCCGCCTTCTTTGCACCGTTGGTTGATTAGGGGGCATTGTTTAATGTAGAGTTCCTTGAGCCCACTGGGAAGGCCTTTTTCTGGCAAGCTTTCAATTGCAGGACAGTTGTCAATGAATAGTGTTTCGAGTGAGGAGACTTCATACAGGCTTGAAGGCAAACACTGGAGATCATCACAGCATGATATCTTCAAGAATTGAAGTGTATGAGGTAAGCCCGCCACTGGGAAGTTACTGATATCAGGGCAGTCAGCAATCTCAAAATGCTTGAGATGAGGAAGATATCTTAGGCTGTTTAGAAGCACACATGATAATTGAGAGCATGAGTTTAGACGGATATCTTCTATTGAAGTGGGAAGCAAGCCTCCCTCAAGCGCTGTCCAAGGCACCAGACAAGGGCACTCATAGATATGCAGGCTCTGTAGTGATATAAGAGGACGGAAACACTCCTCTGGCAGTGAAACTAGCCGTTCACAGTGGGCTATTGTTAGACTCTTGAGAACTGCCAGTTTGCATGCAAGCAAGCCGACACGCAAGGATGTTAGatctgggcaatcatttatgtACAGAGATGTTAGAGAAGATTGACTGACTCCACTTTGAAGCTCCGGAAGTGACTCGAGTCCAGATTCATATATAGTTAACGATGTCAGCGTTGATGGAAGAGGGGGTAACTTCTTCAGCTTTGGGCACCTGAAAATACCAAGTTCAGTTAATTGAGGAAACAACTGCTCAGCATCATCAAACATCCACTCTCTCAAGTTCGGCATGTCTTCCAATAGGAGTTCTTCTAAAGCTGGAAAACATTTTGGTTGACCAAATCCTGTGAACTCATGTCCAAGTTGTGTGACCTCAGTTGCTCCCGCTATATCGAGATTTTTAAGAAAAGGAAGTTGACCTAGAGGTGGAAGAACCTTGCTTTTGCAATTACATATGTGAACGGTTTGCAGATTAGGAAGAGATGAACTAACCAGCCAGCTAGGGAACCTCACCACTGGGAATCCTTTGATCATTAACTCCTTGAGATCAAGATGTGGTTGAAGACCTTCTAGGACCTCTTCTTGTTGTTCTGAAGGAATTGTTGTGCAGTTCTCATCCCATATGAGGTGTAAAGTtcgaagatgttctttggtCCTCAGCTTTGCTACAAGTGCCTCTTGTCCATCAACTACATTGTTAAGGCCACGAATTGAAAGCTGTCCATGAAGCTGGTCCATGTTCGTCAATTCTGTGATCTTGTATCCTTGGCACTTCCGGACAACAAATTCCTCCAGTTCCTGGAGGCAGATCAAACTTCCAATTCCAGGTATCCTGGACAATAGCCTTGTGCTTGCCTCTAAGTGCCGCATGTTAGTGAGCTTAGTGATGCCTTTTGGCACTTCTCTTAGTGAATTGCAGTCACTCAGTTTCAGTATTTGCAGATTATAGAGCTGAATAATAGTTTCGGGTAATGTTTCGATTTCTGTACTGGTGAGGTCTAGGAAGTGCAGCTGTTTCAAATTTCCTATAGATTCTGGTAGCTCTTTAAGACCTATTCCATGCATATCAAGCACTCTAATAAATCGAAGTTTTATAAATACACCACTAGGCAGTTGAGACATCTTAGACTTGTGTCCATGCATAATGATTAGTGTCCTTAACTTCCTATAAAGATAAAGTGGATCAGACTGCATGCACTTGCCATCCTTGCATGGTAATGAAAGATGATGGATCTTGATAGCATTCTCATGTCTCCTTTCATGCTCAAATTGGTCACAGTCTTCCATGGAGATAGACTTAGCAAGGTCATGCATTGCATCATGCATGACATAGTTATCCTTGTAAGGCTGGAAGAAAGATCTGCTTAGTAGCTCATTAAAGTATCCATTGCCTGTATCCTCCAGTCTCTTCTTGCTAGATTGCCTGATGAAACCAAGTGCTAGCCAAATCTTAACCAACTTCTCTCTCCTGAAGATGTAATCTTTGGGATACACAGAACAAAACGCAAAGCACTGCTTGAGATGTGGTGGCAAGTGGTTGTAGCTTAGCCGTAGAGCTGGCAGTATGTTATTCCTCTCTGCTGATAGTTCCCATATATCATTGTTTAGTATGTGCTTCCACTCTTCTTCATCTGTTATGCAAAAGAGGAGACTCCCTAACGCCTTTGATGCAAGAGGTAGTCCCTTCAGCTTCTTTACAATGTCCTTGCCTATCACCTCCAActttggatgtatgctgcagtCACCATCCCTGAATGCATGGTTCTTGAATACAGACCAGCTATCATCATCTGATAGTTGTTGTAGCTTGTAGGGCTCTATTCCTCCCATTATTCTGCCGACATTCTCATTTCGTGATGTTACCACTATCTTGCTTCCGGAACCTCCTGAAAGTAAAGCCGCTCTATAGCTGAACCATTTGTCACGGTCTTCATTCCAGACGTCATCCAAGACAAGCAAATACTTTTTGCCCTGTAGTACTCTGTGTAGTGTTTCTTGAAGCATGTTCATGTTAGTACTGGCCAAGGATTGGTCATAGTCAGCAGACTCAAGAGTTTCTTGTGTTATCTTTCTCTCGTCAAAACTTTCGGAAACATAAATCCATATCCTCAATTGAAAGTGTTCTTTCACTCTCTCGTCATTGTACACAATCTGTGTAATAGTGGTCTTACCAAGGCCCCCCATGCCTACAACTGGTATGACACAAACATTGCAGGAATTATGTCCACTGTCAGACAGCACAAGCCTTACAATTTCCTCCCTGTCTGCCTCTCTGCCGAATACAGCTGAACTGTCTACAAGGGAACTCGTCTGCGGTCGCTCTAAGGTCTCAGACCTACTCATTCCGCCTAACATCTGGAGCCCAATAGTCTCCCGTTCTTTTGCAATCTTTTCCAACCTCGCCAATATGCTGCTAATCTGTTGCTTTATTCTATATTGATGTAGATTCCTACgcaagaaagagctgggagaACCGACACTTGCCTTTGTGGGAAGCCTcatctgcctctgcctctgcctctgcctcagGTGCATACTCTTCGCTGAATAGCTGTCCAGTAGATCATCAATGTCGTAAGCTACATCTTTGAGCTTTGCTAGCCATCCCCTCACAGATGCATCTGCCAACTTCTTTGCCTCTGCATCGTCGAGGAAGGCCTGCAATTGAGAGAGGGTGCAAGAGAGGGCATCTAGTTTGCCTTGGATGCCTTTATAAGATCTGAACTGATCAAGAGCTActtctgaaaatttctggaagAGGATCTGCATGAAGGCTCCCAAAATTGCTTCTGCAGCCATGGGAGTATGCTTCAGACCTTCAGTGTTTCCTCTCTCCTTGCCTGAATCTTGGTTTGTTTCAATTATTAGTTGGAAGCATGAAGTGGGGGAAAGCTGAAAGGTGTTCACACTCCCAGAGAGCCAAAGCGTGTGTTGACATGTTGACCTGAAGATGGCGGATGGCCTTTTCCATTCAATTTCGATACTCCAAGCATCACTAGCAAGTGGAGCTCGTCCATGTGGAAACAAGATATGTAAACAATCTGCTCCTCTGATGGGAAAGGTCGTCCGCAACTTTTTTTTCCGTACGATTGAAGCAACCTGCTCCTTGCCCATGTCGGTTTTTTGTTCTGTAGCACGGTGCACAGAGGTTTTCTTGAAGACTATCTGAAAATTTCCGAGAAAAGAAGTTCTAGTGGAGTAGTGGTGATAGTTCAATGCAGATTCgttgaacaggatgttggtaaGTGGTGACTGGTGAGTGAGGAAGCTTCCCTCGTTTAAAGCCGCAGGAAAGGACTGGGGGAGCTAGTTTTTGACTTGCTGAAGGGGACAGGCGGACAGCTAATCAGCTGATTTTCGTAGGGAGCAGGGAGCTTCCGGTGGTAGATAGTATACCTAACCTTTCGTCATTTGTATATGCTACTTCGGTGGACTTCTCAATCCTCAGTGACAGTATCGACTCATTGATGTTCGTGTCGAAGTGTCTCTGAAAAAAAAGTGTTAAATTCCTGGTCTGTTCTACAACCCTAGAGTGAAGTTGGAGGAGGAGAAAATTTGGTTTCTTCATATTTGCGCATAAAGCAGTGACGACGTGTAGCTAGCTCTGCAGAGTTGCTGTGGGGGCAGTGTAAGAAGGCGTCAAGATTATTGTGGCGGCCAGAGGAAGTGGTGCCAGTTCCAGGGATCACGGAGCATTTTGCAGCACCCCCATTGTCGCGCTCCTGTTAGTTTCAGTTCTGAGGGTCTGCGTCTCTTCTTTTTGCTGAAACGTTCGCCCCGGTGAATGTTGATTCTTTGTGATGTTCCGGAGTAGTACCATGATCAAATCCATGACCCTGTGGATCTGGGAATCTATGCATGTGATGAGACAGTTTACTCCGATGGTTTTGGTTCCAATGGACAGACTCAGCGCGACCGTGGTCGGGCTTTCCGGCGCGAGTAACACAGATAGACCTCGCACTTTTCAGAGCTTGCACTTCTATCAGCATCGGCAATGGCGCGAAGACAGATGGCTCAGTGGGCAGGCTCCCATGGATATTGCTCCGTTGTGTTTCGCTCTAGCCTGGCGAAAAAACATGACTGTGGCTTGCAGCTTGCCACCAGCACTAGTGCCCAGCTTCATCAGTTTGTGTCCCTATGGGAGCAGCTCCAGACGGTTCAACTCAATCACGAGCCGGACCAGATAAGGTGGAACTCCACGGCAGACGGTAGCTACTCATCCCGTTCGGCATATGCAGTCCAATTCCACGGATCCTATCCGGATTTCACCTGGTCAAAGGTCTGGGACCTCAAGGTGGAGAACAAATGCAAATTCTTTCTGTGGCTACTCCTCCAACGGAAGTTAATGACTGCAGACCGCATAATCAAGAGGGGTGGACAGGCAAACCCCATTTGTCAACTCTGCAGAACGAGAGAAGAATCCACCCTGCACCTCGCTGTCATCTGCTCCTTCACGCAGTTGGTCTGGTCCCTGGTTTCGCAGCAGACGGGACAACATAACCTCACGAGCACAACAACAGACCTCAAGAAATGGTGGTTAGATCTGCTGTCTCACTCACAAGAACGAAACCAAATCATCACCTACACCGTCTGGAATTGTGGAAGGAACGCTGCCGACGTTTCTATGACAACAAAGCTCTCAATGCTTTACAACTAACCAGTTTGATCCGCCATGATGTTGCTGCGCTGAGTGCAGCGCTCATTGTTCAAGTTGTAAATTAGTTTCCCTTTTCTAGTTGCGCTCGTGCTGCCGCTTCTGGTAGCCGGCGCTAgttgtttgtttttttgttgTGCTTTTGGTtcctgtttttgtttttgttcttcatGCTTCCTACTATTAATGAAAAGGCAGAGCACCTGCTATTTCCTTAAAAAAATGAGAGTTTACTTTTGTGTTGACGAAGATGAAGTGTTTGGAGGAGCTAAAGTTTAGTTCTAAATTTTAACACATATTAGCGCTCATACacacatgcaaaaaaaatttaacttTGCTAAAATTTAGCCTACCCTATAGCACTTTCATTTGGATGAGCTAATGCTAAGTTTAGCACTTTCACTCATTAGCATTTCGATCCAAACAGAGCCGAGACTGTTTGCACAGGCCTAGCAACACGTGTCGATTTGTGTGTCCAGTCGATGAGGATAATACTCTCTAACGAAGTGTTCTCGCTGGTGACTCTTCTGACTGTCGATTGTCAAAGGCACGTGCAGGGCTGCCTCTCAGTGACGCTGACGAGCAGAGCCAAATTGTGGTGTGATATGAGCACGATGAACGGGGAACTTGCGCCGATTGGTTCTTGTGTTGTGATCGTCAGAGCCGGTAGTCGATGCCCAACAGCTTGGATGGAAATATCCGAATAGATTGGGACGGAGCCGCCCCATACCCCCACCAATCGCTGAGCTGCTTTTCGATTGTTATTAAATTAAATAGCTCGTCGCGCACTCCACGCCAAGCGAGCTGCCACGGCGACTCTCTCATGGTCTCATCTGCTCTGCTTCTCCACTCGACCACTCCGCCGGCAGCGCGGGCCATGGCGACGCCCtcgcgccgactcctcctcctgctgctgccgctgctcgccgtcgccgtcgcggcgtcTCATCCGGCGCACGAGGTGGGTGTGCTTCCACTCTGTCCCGTTGTCCTTCCCTTGGTCGTCGCACGCTTGGAGGCTCTGGCGGGTCGCCTGACATGGCTGGATTCGGCTGCGCCGGTGGCAGTTCTGCACGGCGGGGGGTGACGCCGGCTGCGGCGGAGGGGACGGGGCGAGGATCCTGATCAAGGGCGGCACGGTGGTGAACGCGCaccgggcggaggaggccgacGTCTACATCGAGGacggcgtcgtcgccgccgtccggcCCAACATCCCGGTGAGTGCTCGCCGCGCCTCCGCGAGATTGCTTAGATCCCAGTGTTCCACTTGGTTCGAGGATGGCTCCCACTTGCAGCCATGGCATGTTCATGGATGCCAAGTGCCTCGCTGCCTCGGGATTCCTGACTCTTTATTTTTCTATGATGGAAGAATCAATTGTTTATGATCGCAAAAAAATCACGCAGTTTACAAGTCTTCTGTCATCGACTCATCGTGTCATTTACTACTAGGTCGGTGATGATAATGTAAGGGTGATCGACGCAACTGGAAAATATGTCATGCCAGGTGATTTCTTACTGCAGTACTGCTGTGATGCGGTGAACATTTACGCAATCTGTTGTTACTTGTTGCTCGGTTTATCAGCCTTCCGGGGGAATTTCCAGGTGGAATTGACCCTCACACGCACTTGGCAATGGAGTTCATGGGCACCGTGACCATAGATGACTTCTTCAGTGGGCATGCTGCTGCACTGGCTGGTGGGACGACTATGCACATTGACTTCGTCATTCCTGTGAACGGCAACTTGACTGCAGGCTTGGAGTCCTACAAGCAGAAAGCAGCAAATGCTGCCATGGATTATGGCTTTCACATGGCCATTACCAAGTGGAATGACGAGGTTGCAAGGGAAATGGAAGTCATGGTTAAGGAACATGGTCAGTCTGCATTTTGGTTTTCTGTACTTATAATTGCTTTGTAGAAAAATTGCATTACTGTTACATGAAGTAAAGTTGCCCCTTTGTGTGGCTTTACAATTAACTTCAATGACACGATTGATATTTTGTTAGATGCTAAAATGAATACATTGTAACAATTGCAGGGATCAATTCTTTCAAGTTCTTCATGGCATATAAGGGTTCCCTGATGGTCACTGATGACCTCCTCCTGCAAGGCCTACAGAAATGCAAGTCGCTTGGTGCCCTGGCTATGGTTCATGCAGAGAATGGGGATGCTGTTGCCGAAGGACAACAGCGGATGATCGACCTTGGGATAACTGGTCCAGAAGGGCATGCTCTCTCAAGGCCTCCAATTGTAATACAAGTTTTTATTGTACTGAAGAACTTTTGTACTTCACTCACATGAAGCTACTGGAAGAGTCAAATAATTTTATTTTCCTATTCACCACAGTTGGAAGGAGAAG
This genomic interval carries:
- the LOC120673300 gene encoding dihydropyrimidinase-like, encoding MVSSALLLHSTTPPAARAMATPSRRLLLLLLPLLAVAVAASHPAHEFCTAGGDAGCGGGDGARILIKGGTVVNAHRAEEADVYIEDGVVAAVRPNIPVGDDNVRVIDATGKYVMPGGIDPHTHLAMEFMGTVTIDDFFSGHAAALAGGTTMHIDFVIPVNGNLTAGLESYKQKAANAAMDYGFHMAITKWNDEVAREMEVMVKEHGINSFKFFMAYKGSLMVTDDLLLQGLQKCKSLGALAMVHAENGDAVAEGQQRMIDLGITGPEGHALSRPPILEGEATARAIRLAKFINTPLYVVHVMSIDAMEEIAKAKREGQRVIGEPVVSGLVLDDSWLWNPDFTIASKYVMSPPIREAGHSKALQAALSSGILQLVGTDHCTFNSTQKAFGSDDFRKIPNGVNGLEERMHIIWDSMVETGKISVTDYVRVTSTECAKIFNIYPRKGAILEGSDADIIILNPERSFVMGAHTHHSRSNTNVYEGRKGKGMVEVTISRGRVVWEDGVLNIAPGSGRYVRMLPFGYVFDGIEKSDAAYRASLRAPVQRGKASA